From Sphingopyxis sp. USTB-05, the proteins below share one genomic window:
- a CDS encoding xanthine dehydrogenase family protein molybdopterin-binding subunit yields MAGIRDTVRKDKSRLPHVSRRSLLVGATAAGGLAVAWSMWPRDYQPNLTAAPDEHVFNAFLKIGDNGRISAIVPQCEMGQGVTTLLPQIMADELGADWRTIAVETAPINPLYTNTLLVDEDSAVFTPRTGVPDFVSDVRSWARREWAVRHAVMLTANSSSVRMFEAPCRAAAAQARALLMMAAAARWDADWEECDTQDGFVTHGKKRMRFGDVAAAAALLEPPVEPVYRASSADPLYGKELTRLDLPAKIDGSANYAGDIRLPDMVFAAIRQGPLGATRLKSIDRKQGLASPGLLHVVTHERWVATVARNWWAANRALDRFAPVFETEGTPISTDRIDKALKAALKDDGYRIASEGDVAEAMEGRQKVAAEYAVAPALHAPIETRSATAAPDRDGLRVWVATQAPAQCRDAIAGATGLAPANVTLFPMMAGGSFDACLDHNVAVQAAIIALEVKRPVQLAWSRAEEIMRLPPRAPARAKLTATLNAAGGIDALVTRIAVPPTNHEVRDRLFDNAPADVAQRAAAGSADAMAVEGAASGYAIPHRAVDHCPADIGLPTGRWRGNADSYTAFFTECFVDEMAARAGTDALSYRMAMLGNSPLLARCLLTVTSLGGWEGGLSGTAQGLACHSMRGSHIALMATARQSERGLQVEQLVAVVDAGRLVNPVIARQQIEGGLVFGLAAAVGATTDYEGGLATARKFGQLGLPDLSQTPQILVEFIESDREPGGLGEIGVPVVAPAIANAMYAATGRRIRRIPLSAQPL; encoded by the coding sequence ATGGCCGGCATTCGCGACACTGTGAGGAAAGATAAATCGCGCCTGCCGCACGTCAGCCGCCGTTCGTTGCTGGTCGGCGCGACCGCGGCGGGTGGACTTGCCGTCGCATGGAGCATGTGGCCGCGCGATTACCAGCCCAACCTTACCGCCGCGCCCGACGAACATGTTTTCAACGCTTTTCTGAAGATCGGCGACAATGGCCGCATCAGCGCGATCGTCCCGCAATGCGAGATGGGTCAGGGCGTCACGACGCTGTTGCCACAGATCATGGCGGACGAACTCGGCGCCGACTGGCGCACGATCGCGGTCGAAACCGCGCCGATCAACCCGCTCTATACGAACACGCTGCTCGTCGACGAGGATAGCGCGGTCTTTACCCCGCGCACGGGCGTCCCCGATTTCGTTTCGGACGTGCGCAGTTGGGCGCGCCGCGAATGGGCGGTTCGCCATGCCGTGATGCTGACCGCCAACAGCTCGTCGGTGCGGATGTTCGAGGCGCCGTGCCGCGCCGCGGCGGCGCAGGCGCGCGCGCTGCTGATGATGGCCGCGGCCGCGCGCTGGGATGCCGATTGGGAAGAATGCGACACGCAGGACGGCTTCGTCACTCACGGCAAGAAAAGGATGCGCTTCGGCGACGTCGCGGCGGCGGCCGCCTTGCTCGAACCGCCGGTGGAGCCCGTCTATCGCGCGAGCAGCGCGGACCCGCTCTACGGCAAGGAACTGACGCGGCTCGACCTGCCCGCGAAGATCGACGGATCGGCCAATTATGCCGGCGACATTCGCCTGCCCGACATGGTGTTCGCGGCGATCCGGCAGGGGCCGCTGGGCGCGACTCGACTGAAAAGCATCGATCGCAAACAGGGGCTCGCTTCGCCCGGCCTGCTCCATGTCGTCACGCACGAACGCTGGGTCGCGACCGTGGCGCGCAATTGGTGGGCGGCGAACCGCGCGCTCGACCGTTTCGCCCCGGTGTTCGAGACCGAGGGCACGCCGATATCGACGGACCGGATCGACAAGGCGCTGAAGGCCGCGCTGAAGGACGACGGCTATCGCATCGCGAGCGAGGGCGACGTCGCCGAGGCGATGGAAGGGCGGCAGAAGGTGGCGGCCGAATATGCCGTCGCCCCCGCGCTCCATGCCCCTATTGAAACGCGCAGCGCAACGGCCGCACCCGACCGCGACGGGTTGCGCGTCTGGGTCGCGACGCAGGCGCCCGCGCAGTGCCGCGACGCGATTGCCGGCGCGACCGGACTGGCACCCGCGAATGTCACGCTGTTCCCGATGATGGCCGGCGGATCATTCGACGCTTGCCTCGATCACAATGTCGCTGTGCAGGCGGCGATCATCGCGCTCGAAGTCAAACGCCCGGTCCAGCTTGCCTGGTCGCGCGCCGAAGAGATCATGCGCTTGCCGCCCCGCGCACCGGCGCGCGCCAAGCTGACCGCGACGCTCAACGCCGCGGGCGGGATCGATGCGTTGGTGACGCGCATCGCGGTGCCGCCGACGAATCACGAGGTTCGGGATCGCCTGTTCGACAATGCGCCGGCCGATGTCGCACAGCGCGCGGCGGCGGGCAGCGCCGATGCAATGGCGGTCGAAGGCGCGGCAAGCGGCTATGCGATCCCGCATCGGGCAGTCGATCATTGCCCCGCCGATATCGGCCTGCCGACGGGGCGTTGGCGCGGCAATGCCGACAGCTACACCGCCTTTTTCACCGAATGTTTCGTCGACGAAATGGCGGCGCGCGCCGGGACCGACGCGCTGTCCTATCGCATGGCGATGCTCGGCAATTCGCCGCTGCTCGCGCGCTGCCTGCTTACGGTGACCAGCCTCGGCGGTTGGGAAGGCGGGCTTTCAGGCACAGCGCAGGGGCTGGCCTGCCACTCGATGCGCGGCAGCCATATCGCGCTGATGGCAACCGCACGGCAAAGCGAACGCGGGCTTCAGGTCGAACAATTGGTCGCGGTGGTCGACGCCGGACGGCTTGTGAACCCGGTGATCGCGCGCCAGCAGATCGAGGGCGGGCTGGTCTTCGGCCTTGCCGCGGCGGTCGGCGCAACGACCGATTATGAAGGCGGGTTGGCAACCGCACGCAAATTCGGCCAGCTCGGCCTGCCTGACCTGTCACAGACGCCGCAGATTCTGGTCGAATTCATCGAAAGCGACCGCGAACCCGGCGGTCTTGGGGAAATCGGCGTTCCGGTCGTCGCACCGGCCATCGCCAATGCGATGTACGCCGCGACCGGTCGCCGCATCCGCCGTATTCCGCTGTCGGCGCAGCCGTTATGA
- the hflC gene encoding protease modulator HflC encodes MNSLFQNPMRLLFGVVILLVILSQSLAIVPEDKQALILRFGEIERTVNRYKPNEDFGRSGAGLVLRVPFTDGIQYIDKRILGVNMERQQVLSTDQQRLQVDAFARFRITNPVRMYTAIRTEDKLQAQLATILGSSLRNELGKRTFATLLSPERGAVMDNIQVALNREANKYGAEIIDVRIKRADLPEGATLEAAYNRMRTARQQEAISIRAEGQKEAQIIRGGADGEAARIYAASFGKDPEFYDFYRAMQSYRQTFLGENNQGGTSIIMSADNEYLKRFRGN; translated from the coding sequence ATGAATTCGCTGTTCCAGAACCCGATGCGGCTGCTCTTTGGCGTCGTCATCCTGCTCGTGATCCTGTCGCAATCGCTCGCGATCGTGCCGGAGGATAAGCAGGCGCTGATCCTGCGTTTCGGCGAGATCGAGCGGACGGTGAACCGTTACAAGCCGAACGAGGATTTCGGGCGCTCGGGCGCCGGTCTTGTCCTCCGCGTGCCGTTCACCGACGGCATTCAATATATCGACAAGCGCATCCTCGGCGTGAACATGGAGCGTCAGCAGGTGCTCTCGACCGATCAGCAGCGGTTGCAGGTCGACGCCTTCGCACGCTTCCGCATCACCAATCCCGTGCGCATGTACACCGCGATCCGTACCGAGGATAAGTTGCAGGCGCAGCTTGCGACGATCCTCGGCTCGTCGCTGCGCAACGAGCTTGGCAAGCGTACCTTCGCGACCTTGCTGTCGCCCGAACGCGGCGCGGTTATGGACAATATCCAGGTCGCACTGAACCGTGAGGCGAACAAATATGGCGCCGAGATTATCGACGTCCGGATCAAGCGCGCCGACCTTCCCGAAGGCGCAACGCTGGAGGCGGCATACAACCGCATGCGCACGGCGCGCCAGCAGGAAGCGATCTCGATCCGCGCCGAAGGGCAGAAGGAAGCGCAGATCATCCGGGGCGGTGCCGACGGTGAAGCGGCACGCATCTATGCCGCCAGTTTCGGCAAGGATCCCGAATTCTATGACTTCTACCGGGCGATGCAGAGCTATCGGCAGACTTTCCTGGGTGAAAATAACCAGGGCGGGACGTCGATCATCATGTCGGCAGATAATGAATATCTGAAGCGTTTCCGCGGCAACTGA
- the hflK gene encoding protease modulator HflK has protein sequence MSNENNGSMAGRGPGGLRRFFGSITQMANSPWGSPGKGDDDGKGDGKRPGPRNPWVTPDPADQRRAQKPRGPSALDELLRKGRGGFGGGGSGGGGQFNFGDSAKLWKWVVLALVVAWVLFSSFHIVPPEKEGVITRLGSYSRTVGPGVKLTWPAPIERIRLEDVRAIRTMAIGSPNATDENFVLTRDQSIVDLAYEVRWSVRDPELFFFQLADPEGTIREVAESAMRATVANFDLVQAIGPGRVEIETQVQQRMQELLNQYRAGVMIQGIAIRQVDPPSQVDEAFKEVTAARQERESAINLARAYQQQVLERARGDTAAFDKIYEQYKLAPGVTKQRLYYETMETVLSNVDKTIVEARGVTPYLPLNEVQKRIKAPEATQKGGE, from the coding sequence ATGAGCAACGAAAATAACGGAAGCATGGCTGGCCGCGGTCCGGGGGGATTGCGGCGATTTTTCGGGTCGATCACCCAGATGGCGAACAGCCCCTGGGGCAGCCCCGGCAAGGGCGATGACGACGGAAAGGGCGACGGCAAACGCCCCGGTCCGCGCAACCCGTGGGTCACTCCCGATCCGGCTGACCAGCGGCGCGCGCAAAAGCCGCGCGGCCCCTCGGCGCTCGACGAATTGCTGCGCAAAGGGCGCGGCGGTTTCGGCGGTGGCGGCTCCGGCGGCGGTGGCCAGTTCAATTTCGGCGATTCGGCGAAGCTTTGGAAATGGGTGGTCCTCGCACTCGTCGTCGCATGGGTGCTATTCTCCTCTTTCCACATCGTCCCGCCTGAAAAGGAAGGCGTGATCACGCGCCTTGGCAGCTATTCGCGTACTGTCGGACCGGGCGTAAAGCTGACTTGGCCGGCGCCGATTGAACGCATCCGGCTGGAGGACGTCCGTGCGATCCGTACGATGGCGATCGGCTCGCCGAACGCGACGGACGAGAATTTCGTGCTGACGCGCGACCAGAGCATCGTCGACCTCGCCTATGAAGTCCGCTGGTCGGTGCGCGATCCCGAACTCTTCTTCTTCCAGCTCGCCGATCCCGAAGGCACGATCCGCGAAGTCGCCGAAAGCGCGATGCGCGCGACGGTCGCGAACTTCGACCTTGTTCAGGCGATCGGCCCCGGTCGCGTCGAGATCGAGACGCAGGTCCAGCAGCGCATGCAGGAATTGCTCAATCAGTATCGCGCCGGCGTGATGATCCAGGGCATTGCGATCCGCCAGGTCGATCCGCCGAGCCAGGTCGACGAGGCGTTCAAGGAAGTGACTGCGGCACGGCAGGAACGCGAATCGGCGATCAACCTTGCACGCGCCTATCAGCAGCAGGTTCTGGAGCGCGCGCGCGGCGACACTGCGGCGTTCGACAAGATTTACGAACAGTATAAGCTGGCGCCCGGCGTGACCAAGCAGCGCCTTTACTATGAAACGATGGAGACGGTGTTGTCGAACGTCGACAAGACGATTGTCGAGGCGCGCGGGGTAACCCCCTATCTGCCGCTCAATGAAGTGCAGAAGCGGATCAAGGCGCCCGAAGCCACCCAGAAGGGAGGCGAATGA
- a CDS encoding CoA-binding protein, protein MAINDEGEIRDLLSQPRRIAVVGASPNPARPSNGVLAFLVRQGHDVIAVNPGHAGSTIHGAPVVATLANVEPPAELVDIFRNSDDAGAAVDEAIVHGAKAVWMQIGVINEAAAKRADAAGLTVVMDRCPKIEVPRLGLLK, encoded by the coding sequence ATGGCGATCAACGACGAAGGCGAAATTCGCGATTTGCTGAGCCAGCCGCGCCGCATCGCGGTCGTCGGCGCGTCGCCCAACCCGGCGCGCCCGTCGAATGGCGTGCTCGCCTTCCTCGTCCGGCAGGGCCATGACGTGATTGCGGTCAATCCCGGCCATGCCGGATCGACGATCCACGGCGCCCCCGTCGTCGCGACGCTCGCCAATGTCGAGCCCCCTGCCGAACTGGTCGACATCTTTCGCAACAGCGACGATGCGGGAGCCGCGGTCGACGAGGCGATCGTCCACGGCGCGAAAGCTGTGTGGATGCAGATCGGCGTCATCAACGAAGCCGCGGCGAAACGCGCCGATGCAGCAGGACTGACCGTGGTCATGGACCGCTGTCCCAAGATCGAGGTTCCGCGCCTGGGCCTGCTGAAATGA
- a CDS encoding SIMPL domain-containing protein has product MRSQTLILIPLLALGACSEKAPDPRGVGHDETLLSVSATGRSETRPDEARFTAGVSTIAASAEDATRRNNETMTKVTEALKAFGVAGKDLQTRQLTVNRIDWGANKGKYEAVNQVEVRMRAVDKAGEAVAATTQAGANVLSGPTLRVSDQEAATKSAYAAAYRAARARAEAYAGAAGLKIDRVLTIRDGGDGSPPMPYYAEADAANAVVAQSAAPPFNPGVSESQVSVRVDFALSEK; this is encoded by the coding sequence ATGCGCAGCCAGACCCTTATACTGATCCCGCTGCTCGCGCTCGGCGCATGCAGCGAAAAGGCGCCCGACCCGCGCGGTGTCGGACATGACGAAACGCTGCTTTCGGTCTCGGCAACCGGCCGATCCGAAACGCGGCCTGACGAGGCACGCTTCACCGCCGGGGTGAGCACGATCGCCGCCTCCGCCGAGGACGCGACCCGCCGGAACAATGAAACGATGACCAAGGTGACCGAGGCGCTGAAAGCCTTTGGTGTGGCGGGCAAGGACCTTCAGACGCGCCAGCTCACGGTGAACCGGATCGATTGGGGCGCCAACAAGGGCAAATATGAAGCGGTCAATCAGGTCGAGGTGCGGATGCGCGCGGTCGACAAGGCGGGCGAGGCGGTCGCCGCAACGACGCAGGCCGGCGCCAATGTCCTGTCGGGGCCGACGCTGCGCGTATCCGATCAGGAAGCCGCGACCAAATCGGCCTATGCCGCCGCTTACCGCGCCGCTCGCGCCCGCGCCGAAGCCTATGCGGGGGCGGCCGGGCTCAAGATAGACCGCGTGCTGACGATCCGCGATGGCGGCGACGGTTCGCCGCCAATGCCCTATTATGCCGAAGCCGACGCAGCCAATGCGGTCGTTGCCCAATCCGCCGCCCCGCCTTTCAATCCGGGGGTCAGCGAATCGCAGGTTTCGGTGCGCGTCGATTTCGCGCTCTCGGAAAAATAA
- a CDS encoding Mrp/NBP35 family ATP-binding protein, with translation MTEQSADIARLTAAAAELSEGRTSGLRLLDDSGLLAVVLDVSGLAAEERKPLEDKLRAGLLAEAGVREVRIAMTAEKKAMTIIAVGSGKGGVGKSTLAANLAVALRRLGVKVGLVDADIYGPSQPRLMDSEGVKPEARGSKLAPVPNAYGVPMLSTGQIAAPGQAIAWRGPMAGKALEQLVDASWGDIDTLVVDLPPGTGDVQLTMIQKHKPAGAVIVSTPQDLALMDATRAVSLFEQAHVPIIGLVENMAGYTCPHCGEVSDPFGSGGAEAAAGTMGLDFLGRVPLSMGIRLASDGGVPPAAGTDPAGEPFHAIAAKVAEWLNARKGR, from the coding sequence ATGACCGAACAAAGCGCCGATATCGCCCGCCTGACCGCCGCCGCCGCCGAGCTTAGCGAAGGGCGCACATCCGGCCTGCGCCTGCTCGACGATTCGGGCCTGCTTGCCGTGGTTCTCGACGTGTCGGGGCTGGCGGCCGAAGAACGCAAACCGCTTGAGGACAAGCTCCGCGCCGGCCTGCTCGCCGAAGCGGGGGTGCGTGAAGTCCGCATCGCGATGACCGCCGAGAAAAAGGCGATGACGATCATCGCGGTCGGCAGCGGCAAGGGCGGCGTCGGCAAATCGACCCTCGCCGCCAATTTGGCGGTCGCGCTGCGCCGTCTCGGCGTGAAGGTCGGGCTGGTCGACGCCGACATCTATGGTCCATCGCAGCCCCGATTGATGGACAGCGAGGGCGTAAAGCCCGAGGCGCGGGGATCGAAGCTGGCACCCGTGCCCAATGCCTATGGCGTGCCGATGCTGTCGACCGGGCAGATTGCGGCGCCCGGACAGGCGATCGCCTGGCGCGGCCCGATGGCGGGCAAGGCGCTCGAACAACTCGTCGATGCAAGCTGGGGCGACATCGACACGCTCGTCGTCGACCTGCCCCCCGGCACCGGCGACGTCCAATTGACGATGATCCAGAAGCACAAGCCCGCGGGCGCCGTCATCGTTTCGACCCCGCAGGACCTGGCGCTGATGGACGCGACGCGCGCGGTCAGCCTGTTCGAACAGGCCCATGTGCCGATCATCGGGCTCGTCGAAAATATGGCGGGCTATACCTGCCCGCATTGCGGCGAGGTCAGCGACCCGTTCGGCAGCGGCGGCGCCGAGGCGGCGGCGGGCACGATGGGTCTCGACTTCCTCGGCCGCGTGCCGCTGTCGATGGGTATCCGCCTTGCGAGCGATGGCGGCGTGCCGCCCGCGGCGGGAACCGATCCCGCCGGTGAACCATTCCACGCGATAGCGGCAAAAGTGGCCGAATGGCTGAACGCACGAAAGGGTAGATGA